The following nucleotide sequence is from Candidatus Dormiibacterota bacterium.
GAGGGTGTGAATCGACCAGCCAAGACCGAACTGATCATCCAGTTTGCGATTCAGCGCCACGGCCTCCTCCAGCACCGGCCGAGCGTCCGCGTACTCCTTACCGAAGAACAACGCATTGCCGATCCCCCAGAGGACCCTCGCGACCCCCGTTTGGTCGCCGATCTTGCGGTACAGGGGAAGCGCTTCCTCAAACATCGGTCTGGCCTCTGCGATGGCCGTCCGGCTGACCACCCTCGGAAAGGCGGCATTGTATAGAGCATTGGCTAACGCCCGGTCGTCTCCAAGCTTGCGGGTGAGTTCGAGACATTCGTCGTAGAAACGCTGGGCGAGTTGCATGTCCGCTTGCCAGTAGGCCAGTCCGCCCGCGGCTTCGAGGGCGGCCAGCCGCTCTTTTGGGAACTTGCCGCTATCGCGCATCGCGAGCACGCCATCCATGCGACGGCGCCCTTCATGCAGGTGGCCGCGCATCTGCCAGAACCGCCACAAACCGGCCGAGAGTTCCATCGCGCTGCGGGCGTCACCGGAGGCGACCGTCCAGTCCAGCGCCGCCCGAAAGTTATCGTTGTCGTCTTCGAGCCGATCGAGCCATTCCTTTCGTCGCGGACCGAAAAGGTGTGGCTGCGCCTGGTGCGCGAGCGCGATGTACGCCTTGACGTGACGGTCGCGAATCAGGTGGGCTTCGCCACTTTCCTCCAGCCGCTCCGCGGCGAAATCGCGAATCGTCTGCAGCATCAGGAAGCGTGGTTCGTCGAAGTCGGGAAGGCGGCGCAGCAGGCTCTGGTCCGCCAGTTGATCCAGCGCGTCGACGACATCCGCGCCGATATCCTCTGAAGGGCCACAGACCGGTTCCAGCTGTTCCAGGTTGCCGCCTCGGGCAAAGACTGAGACGCGAGCGAGCAGGCGCCGGGCGCCTTCATCCAGCATGTCATAGCTCCAGAGGATCGCGCCGCGAAGCGTCTGCTGCCGCGCGGGGGCGTCTCGTGCCCCAGTGCCGAGGGCGCTCAGCGATTTCTCCAACCGGCTCAAGAGTGCCTGCGGCGAAAAGAGCTTGACGCGCGCGGCCGCGAGTTCGATCGCCAACGGCAGTCCGTCGACACGCTCGCAGATCCCCGCAATCGCCGGCGCATTCTCATTGGTCGCCTCGAAATCCGGCTTCACCGCGACGGCTCGCTCGATGAACAGCCGCACCGCTTCGAACTGCGAGAGGGCGGCCAGTCCGGGCAACGCCTTGAGGTCAGGCATTGCCAGCGGAGGGACCGGAAATTCCTGCTCACCCGAAACGCGCAGGACCGTCCGGCTGCTGACGAGCACGCGCAGCCCGGCGCTTCCCTCGAGCAACTGGGTCGCGATGGGCGCGGCTTTGAGCACCTGCTCGAAGTTGTCGAGCACCAGCAGTGTTTGTTTTTCTCGCAGGTGGTCGAGCAGGGCGTCGATCGGCCGGCGGCTGCCGGTCGTCGAGACAGCCAGCGCCTGCGCGATCGCCGACGCGACCAGTTCCGGGTCATGCACGGCGCTGAGTGGCACGAAGTAGACGCCGTCCGCGAACTGGTCCAGGAGCTCAGCCGCAATTTCCAGGCTGAGGCGCGTTTTGCCGGTGCCGCCCGGGCCGGTGAGGGTCAGAAGCCGGGAGCGGGACAGCAACTGCTTGGCCTCGCGGACCTGGTCATCGCGGCCGATGAAGCTGGTCAGCTGGGTCGGGAGATTGTTCGGCGTCGCCTCCAGCGTCTTCAGCGGTGGAAAAACGGAGGGCAGACCCTCGACCGTGAGCTGGAACAGGCGTTCCGGCCGGGCCAGGTCCTTGAGGCGATGCATACCCAGGTCTTTCAGCGTCAGACCGGGTGCCAACACGTGATCGACCAGTGCCCGAGTGGTTTCGGAAACCAGCACCTGACCGCCGTGGCCGGCGCTCGCGACGCGGGCGGCCCGATGGACGTCCAGGCCGAGGTATTCATTGCCGACCAGCGTGGCTTCGCCGGTGTGCAGACCGATCCGTACCCGGACCTGCCCGTCGTCCGGCCAGGCGTGCTTCGCCAGCATCTTCTGGACGGCGGCGGCGCCGGCGCAGGCTTCCAGTGCGCTCTTGAAGACGATGAAGAATGAATCGCCCTCGGTGCGGAGCTCGTGGCCGCCGTTGGCGGCGAGCGCCTCGCGCTGGATCGTGTGATGGGCGAGCAGGACGTCGGGGTAGCGCTCGCCGAGTTGCTGGATCAGCCGCGTCGACCCCTCGATATCGCTGAAGAAGAACGTGACCGTCCCGGTCGGCAGCGTGCTCATGCAGGCGACGCCGCTCCGCTCAACACCGGCTCGAGGGCGTTGCGCAGCTCGTCCTGGTGTTCGCGGCCGGTGAAATCCAGCAGCGGGTCCGGTGCCAGCGCGTGCTCCGTCACGGACCCGGCCTTGCGGACGTAGACGACCGGGTACGGAT
It contains:
- a CDS encoding adenylate/guanylate cyclase domain-containing protein, whose protein sequence is MSTLPTGTVTFFFSDIEGSTRLIQQLGERYPDVLLAHHTIQREALAANGGHELRTEGDSFFIVFKSALEACAGAAAVQKMLAKHAWPDDGQVRVRIGLHTGEATLVGNEYLGLDVHRAARVASAGHGGQVLVSETTRALVDHVLAPGLTLKDLGMHRLKDLARPERLFQLTVEGLPSVFPPLKTLEATPNNLPTQLTSFIGRDDQVREAKQLLSRSRLLTLTGPGGTGKTRLSLEIAAELLDQFADGVYFVPLSAVHDPELVASAIAQALAVSTTGSRRPIDALLDHLREKQTLLVLDNFEQVLKAAPIATQLLEGSAGLRVLVSSRTVLRVSGEQEFPVPPLAMPDLKALPGLAALSQFEAVRLFIERAVAVKPDFEATNENAPAIAGICERVDGLPLAIELAAARVKLFSPQALLSRLEKSLSALGTGARDAPARQQTLRGAILWSYDMLDEGARRLLARVSVFARGGNLEQLEPVCGPSEDIGADVVDALDQLADQSLLRRLPDFDEPRFLMLQTIRDFAAERLEESGEAHLIRDRHVKAYIALAHQAQPHLFGPRRKEWLDRLEDDNDNFRAALDWTVASGDARSAMELSAGLWRFWQMRGHLHEGRRRMDGVLAMRDSGKFPKERLAALEAAGGLAYWQADMQLAQRFYDECLELTRKLGDDRALANALYNAAFPRVVSRTAIAEARPMFEEALPLYRKIGDQTGVARVLWGIGNALFFGKEYADARPVLEEAVALNRKLDDQFGLGWSIHTLGLVTFNLGDYQRARASWIEAIQLFAAAGDVPGIVLQLDNLSALARHEGDFLRAGRLWAAASAHQVSSGTGLGRLLREEEGRSGREGLNDDEAARVWADGQAMSLKQAVAYALEIGTTTTGSG